GATGGAGGCCCGCGGCCTCGCGCCACCCACTGACTACATCAACTCGGTTGACCCGCCCCACTACGACCGGCTGGAAAAGCTTATCGACGGCACTGGCACGCGCTACGGCGTCATCGCCCCGCCGCCGGCCGAGGAGGAGACAGAGCAATGACACGATTGTGGACGATTCTCGGGGCGGCGTTGGGCGTGGTAGCGCTCACCGGGTGCTCCCTCGGTGAAGACCTCGGTGCGGGCGGACCCGCCGGGGCCCCAAACTCGGGCGAACTGACCATCGTCGCTGCTACCGTGCTGAGCGACCTGACGGGCCTGTCCGACCAAGCGGCCGAGGACCTCGGCTTCGGCATAACGCTCGAGTTTCCCGGCGGCACGCTGGACAATTCGCAGGCGCTGAGCCGCGGGCAGTTCGATGGGGAAGTGGACGCCACCTGGTTTGCCACCAACCGCTACGTGCACCTCATCGGCGCGTCGGACAAACTGGCGGACGAGACGAAGATCGCCTCCAGCCCCGTCGCGTTCGGGGTGTGGGAGGAGACGGCGAAAGAGCTCGGCTGGGACGCGCAGCAGCCGACGTGGGCGGACTTCGCGCAGGCGGCGCAGGAGGGGAAGTTCACCTTCGGCATGACGGACCCCTCGGCCTCGAACTCCGGTTTTTCGGCACTTGTGTCGGTGGCCACCGCCGTCGCGGATACCGGCCAAGCCGTGGGACCGGCCGATGTTGAGCGGGTTAGCCCGACCCTGGCCGCGCTGTTCCACGCGCAGTCGTTGGTCTCGGGCTCCTCGGGTTGGCTCGCGGAGGCTTTTGCCAGCGAGGCGGACCGCGCGGACGCGATTGTCAACTACGAGTCGACGCTGCACCAGCTGCGCGACCAAGGCCACCCGATCTCCGTCATCGTGCCTTCCGACGGCGTGATCACCGCCGATTATCCCTTGTCCACCTTGGCGAACCCCGCTCACCCGGACGCCGCCGACAAAGTCAAAGCCTTCGCGGACTGGCTTATCGAGCACCAAGAAGACATCGCGCTGACGTACCGCCGCCCGGTGGAAGCCGTAGACACTCTCGCAGCGGAGATTGAAGCCCAGCAGGTCATTGAGCTTCCCTTTCCTGCGAATCAGGGCGTGGTCGACGACCTGCTCCTCGCGTACAACAACGAGTACCGCCAGCCGGGTACTACCACCTTCGTCCTCGACACCTCGGGCTCGATGGTGGGCGAGCGCATGGAGTCGCTGCGCGCGATCATGCTGTCGCTTGTCGACGGCTCCGCGTCCACCCTCATCGGCGACGTCTCTTTCCGCGACCGCGAGTCGGTGACCTTCCTGCCGTTTAGCGACGAACCGCGCGAGCCGTTCACCGTGGAGTTCGACCGCGACAACCCGAAGGTGATCACCGAGGTCAAAGCCTATTTGCACGTCCAGACGCCGATCGGATCGACCGCGATGTACTCGGCGCTTTTGGACGCTCTCGAGGCGACGGACACCTCCCAGGGCATCCCATCGATCGTCCTGCTTAGCGACGGCGAAGCGAATGTCGGCCCGAACTATTCTCAATTCGAGGCCGCCTACCAACGCCTGCCCGCCGAGAAGCGACGGATCCCCGTCTTCGTCATCCTGTACGGCGAGGCCAACCGCAAAGAGATGGAGAAGCTTGCCGGGCTAACCGGTGGCGCGGTGTTCGACGCCTTGGGCGGCGACTTGGAGGCGGCCTTTAAGGAGATTCGTGGCTACCAGTAAGCAGTCCGGGGGCGGTTTTTCGGAGTTCCTCCGCTCGCGCAAAAACCAGGTCGGCATGGTGTGCGCGATCCTCGTCGTGGTGCTGCACATCGCTTTCGGCCTCGGGTTTTTGTGGCCAATCGCCGCCGTCGCCGCCTACGGGGCCGGCGGCGCGCTCACACCGCCGCAGAAGCAGAAAGAGCTGCCCCCGGCGCCGCTTGTGCCCACACCGCAACTCCTCGAAGACGCGTACCGGCGCACCACAGCCCAGCTCAGGCAGGCGGAACCCGTGGACGACGTGCTCTACCAGGCCTATGCACTGGAGGACAACATCCGCTTCGTTCTGGGCCAGTGGGAGCACCTGGAGCCCACCCCGCAGCATAGGCAGACCATCTGGAACATCGTGAAAATCTACTACCCAGAGGTTGTGGGGACCTACCTCGCCGCCCCGAACTTCCGCGAGGAGCGCGCCGTCGCCGTTGTCGTCGACTCGCTGAGCACGCTGACCCAGGCCGCCGAGCGCATCAAGAACGGGATTGTCGAAGACAACCTGCGCGCGATGGACTCTCAGGCGAACTTTCTGAGTGTTGAGCTCGGTGAACTGCCCGGGTTGGACGACGCCTACTCCAACGATGATGCCCCCGACCCCGGCGGGTACGATCGACCGTCATGAGCCTAGATCCGACGTTGCTGGAGATCCTCGTCTGTCCGCAGGACAAAGGCCCGCTGGTCTACGACGAGGACGCGCAGCTGCTCATCAACGAGCGGCTGGGCGTCGCCTACCGCATCGAGGACGGCATTCCGGTGCTTTTGAGCAGCGAGGCCCAACCCCACCCGAAGTAGAAAGAGCGTGAACCGAGTATGACCGCACCCGTGAACATCGTCGACGAAATCGAGTGGCGTGGATTGGTCAACCAGTCCACCGACCTTGACAACCTGCGCCAGGCCACGGCTGAGCCGATCTCGCTGTACTGCGGCTTCGACCCGACGGGGCCGTCCCTCCACGCCGGCCACCTGGTACCGCTGCTCATGCTGCGCCGTTTCCAGCTCGCCGGGCACCGGCCCATCGTCCTCGCGGGCGGCGCCACCGGCATGATCGGAGACCCGCGAGACGTCGGCGAGCGCTCGATGAACTCCTCCGACACCGTCGCGGAGTGGGCGCAACGCATCTCAGGTCAGCTCAGCCGGTTTGTCGACTTCGACGGCCCCAACGGCGCCCTTCTGGTGAACAACAACGACTGGATCAAGGACTGGACCGTCATCGACTTCCTGCGCGACGTGGGTAAGCATTTCTCCCTGGCCACTATGCTCGGGCGCGAAACGGTCAAACGCCGCTTGGAGTCCGACGGAATCTCCTACACGGAGTTTTCCTACATGCTGCTCCAGGCCAACGACTTCGTTCAGCTGCGCCGTAACCACGACTGCGTGCTGCAGGTCGGCGGCGGTGACCAGTGGGGCAACCTCGTCGCCGGCGTGGACCTGAACCGCCGCATGGACGGCGCCCAGGTCCACGCGCTGACGGTGCCGCTTGTCACGGACTCTGAGGGCAAGAAGTTCGGCAAGTCCACCGGCGGCGGTTCGCTGTGGCTCGACCCGGACATGACCAGCCCGTACACCTGGTACCAGTAC
This is a stretch of genomic DNA from Corynebacterium auris. It encodes these proteins:
- a CDS encoding VWA domain-containing protein, with protein sequence MTRLWTILGAALGVVALTGCSLGEDLGAGGPAGAPNSGELTIVAATVLSDLTGLSDQAAEDLGFGITLEFPGGTLDNSQALSRGQFDGEVDATWFATNRYVHLIGASDKLADETKIASSPVAFGVWEETAKELGWDAQQPTWADFAQAAQEGKFTFGMTDPSASNSGFSALVSVATAVADTGQAVGPADVERVSPTLAALFHAQSLVSGSSGWLAEAFASEADRADAIVNYESTLHQLRDQGHPISVIVPSDGVITADYPLSTLANPAHPDAADKVKAFADWLIEHQEDIALTYRRPVEAVDTLAAEIEAQQVIELPFPANQGVVDDLLLAYNNEYRQPGTTTFVLDTSGSMVGERMESLRAIMLSLVDGSASTLIGDVSFRDRESVTFLPFSDEPREPFTVEFDRDNPKVITEVKAYLHVQTPIGSTAMYSALLDALEATDTSQGIPSIVLLSDGEANVGPNYSQFEAAYQRLPAEKRRIPVFVILYGEANRKEMEKLAGLTGGAVFDALGGDLEAAFKEIRGYQ
- the tyrS gene encoding tyrosine--tRNA ligase: MTAPVNIVDEIEWRGLVNQSTDLDNLRQATAEPISLYCGFDPTGPSLHAGHLVPLLMLRRFQLAGHRPIVLAGGATGMIGDPRDVGERSMNSSDTVAEWAQRISGQLSRFVDFDGPNGALLVNNNDWIKDWTVIDFLRDVGKHFSLATMLGRETVKRRLESDGISYTEFSYMLLQANDFVQLRRNHDCVLQVGGGDQWGNLVAGVDLNRRMDGAQVHALTVPLVTDSEGKKFGKSTGGGSLWLDPDMTSPYTWYQYFVNTADADVIRFLRWFTFLTREELDELAVEVEQRPFARAAQKRLAREMTTLVHGADATAAVELASQALFGRAELSDLDRSTLESAVQETTVYEASREDTIVDCLVGTGLADSRGAARRSIKEGGVYANNVRVESEEWAPAAEDLLHGEWLVLRRGKKNFAGVRFA
- a CDS encoding Trm112 family protein, which gives rise to MSLDPTLLEILVCPQDKGPLVYDEDAQLLINERLGVAYRIEDGIPVLLSSEAQPHPK